A window of Drosophila sulfurigaster albostrigata strain 15112-1811.04 chromosome X, ASM2355843v2, whole genome shotgun sequence genomic DNA:
TCCGCTGTTGACTTTGATGTTATTGCGATTATTGCTGTTCCTAAAGATAAGCAAAGTGCCCGCAACTGCACTTGAACACAGCAAATAGTAAGCAACAATGAGCAGCGATACACCCGCATTGGAGGTGCTTGTCTTTGGCTCCGCCATCATTGACTTCATCTGGTAAGTTGCCAAAAGAAACAACTTTAAACAATTCCTAATATAAAAGTTTTCTAGCTACACGCCACGCCTTCCCGCTGCAGGTGAGACACTGCATGGACACAAATTTCAAAGGGGTTACGGCGGCAAGGGCGCCAATCAATGTGTTGCAGCTGCGCGCCTCGGCTCCAAGACAGCTTTGGTGGCCAAGCTAGGTGATGACAGCTTTGGCGCCGATTACCTGCAGCAACTGAGCGTCGAGCGGGTGAATGTGCAGCACGTAGAGCGAGTGCCAGGTGAAAGCACTGGCATTGCACAGATCGCTGTGGCCGATGATGGCGAGAACAACATCATCATTGTAGTGGGAGCGAATAATCTGCTCAGCACCGACGATGTTGGCAATGCTAAACAACTCTTTGAACAGGCCAAGGTGCTGGTCTGTCAACTGGAGACGCCAGTGCCGGCAACTCTGGAGGCACTGCGTCAATTCAAAGGCGTATCCATAGTGAATGCCGCCCCAGCTTTGGCACAAACGCCTCCAGAGCTGCTGAAGTTAGCGAGCATCCTGTGTGTCAACGAAACGGAGGCGGCCCTGATGACAGGAGTGACCAACATTAGCAGCATTAGGTAGAGTTTATGGAGCAGCTGAAATTCCAACACGATTCATGCTCGCCTTTCTTCCTTCTTGTAGTGAAGCAACTACAGCAACGGAGCGACTTATTGATCTGGGCGCCAATACTGTCATCATCACTTTGGGCAAACTGGGCGCTGTGTGTGCCCACAAGGAAGCTGGTCGCCTGCAATCGCAATATGTGGCAGCTCCTCAGGTGCCGCCCGAGCTGGTGGTGGACACCACAGGAGCTGGGGATGCTTTCATCGGTGCCTTGGCGCATCACTTGGCCCGATATCCGGAGCGTAAGCTGGTCGAGCACATTGCGGCTGCCTGTGCGGTGGCATCCAAGTCTGTGCAGCTTCCGGGCACGCAGGCAAGTTTTCCACGCGCCTGAGCGAGACGGCAGCAGCAAGGAAAAAGAGTGAGCGAGATCAGTGCTGCCAGAAGTGAGCAAAAAAGCAGTTTGCTGCTGAAATTGGCTAAGCGGAATTACCTGTTGGTTGTTCACAactatatttactatattgtttgttttttaattaccCTCTAGTGAGAATTGTAACCCAACAACTAGCCAGAGCACtgtttaaaaaacaattaaagcgAGTTATGAGTTTCATACGTTTGTTTGTTACATTGTTTAATCGactattttgtgtgttgtgttttcaattgcaagtataaaaaaagagtCGCCAAACAGCTAAACtggcaatttttcatttgttgctgctgccgctgctgttgttgttgttgttggtattattattatgtgtgttgtttgtcTAACGGGCTCTTCACTTCTTGCCCGACTTCTTGATGCCACCGCCGACAAGCGGCCCCTTTTTGGCCGCCTGCTGTTTGGCCGCTTCCATTGCCTTTTGTTGCTCCTTTTGTTTCTGCTTGAAAGCCATATCATCGTCGTCCAGCTCCTTGCCCTCCTTCTTGGGCGCCTTCAATGGCTTCTTTTTGCCGCCTTCACGTCCAGACATCTCCTGCAGACatgcaataattattaatattaattatttttgtacttttattttaaagcgcTCACGTACTCGCACGTTTTCCCAACTTTTCTTTTCAGTGCTCGTTAGTCActcaaatatactgaatgtcAAGTTTGCATGAGCTACTTtgtattgattttgtttattttacaaCACTACACAGTCAACACACATGTGACCGTCCCGCCAAACCAAAGTTTGTTGGGTTTTGAGTAAACGACAAAAACATGTCtacacataaattttaataaaacaaacgaATTTTTTAaccaaataataatgataataatatgggtatttgtgtaaatattaaaatgtatatttgaattatcgatagcaacaaaaagcaacacttaaatactaaattccgatatatttttttttaagtttgtcGACAATCTTTATGTTGAcattctttaataaaattattacttttaacaaagtaaacaattttaaatggataaaaatatgattttatatttaaaatcaacCTAAAATGATCCAAACAGAAGCTgcttatttaatgaaatagaCCTCATCGAATAAAGTGTTACCATTCGAGCAATtgagtggtatattttgccaAAGCAAATTAGTATATTGTAACATTGAACTTGTGGTCACGCTGCTGTTGGCGATTTACCTACACTTCACGAATTGCGTTCGTTAAGTGAGCACGCGGCTTAATTCAACGCCAAGTGGGAAATTCTATTTCTGCAAAAGAAGTTTTTATTCTGTGACTTTTGTAAGAAGTTTAATAACTGAAGGTATTGTGCTTTTCTTTACTACAAAtcatgtatttttttttaatttggacTGCGAACTACACCAACAATGATAAAACAATGGACAGTGCAAAGTGTCCATTAAAATTgccattgattttttttccttcACGTTCACCTTGCACTAAATTTTAGTTATGTAATgtgctacattttttttttgtgtgtccgGTGTTGgtttaaaactaatttgtgCATGAATTATTAACCATTGTAAACATATATTATAGAAAACAATAGAAACATGCAAAtgtatacattttgttgtacAAAAAGAACGCAAGTTAGCAAAAATCGCTGAATCGAAGGTGCGCTTACATAACCACAAAAATTGTTCGATATGACCCAAAGTGGTCAATTAAAAAGACGCTGCCTATATTGAGCAGCAGTTAGCAGCATCTATAAAAATCGTAGTCAGGTAAAAATCGTCCTTCATTTTCCCTTCCTTCCACCTGCAATGTGTTCTaacctaaaaaaaattttcgcAAGAAAATGTCGAAAGCAAGTAgcgaaaaaatgaaaaaaacggTGCCACACAAGCaaactgacacacacacacacgcatgcagaGAACATCTGTGCCATCTGCGCTGTAATGAATCTAATTGATAATATACCTATCCGTTACAAGTACTATTTCGTTATTCAGCAATTGCTACTCTTCTACTTATTGTTAAAAGTGTGACAATTTTGCTGCTATAGCGGCTAGAAAagcggcacacacacacacatgtatgcTTGttcacacacgcatacata
This region includes:
- the LOC133848127 gene encoding ribokinase — protein: MSSDTPALEVLVFGSAIIDFICYTPRLPAAGETLHGHKFQRGYGGKGANQCVAAARLGSKTALVAKLGDDSFGADYLQQLSVERVNVQHVERVPGESTGIAQIAVADDGENNIIIVVGANNLLSTDDVGNAKQLFEQAKVLVCQLETPVPATLEALRQFKGVSIVNAAPALAQTPPELLKLASILCVNETEAALMTGVTNISSISEATTATERLIDLGANTVIITLGKLGAVCAHKEAGRLQSQYVAAPQVPPELVVDTTGAGDAFIGALAHHLARYPERKLVEHIAAACAVASKSVQLPGTQASFPRA
- the LOC133848128 gene encoding translation machinery-associated protein 7 homolog, producing the protein MSGREGGKKKPLKAPKKEGKELDDDDMAFKQKQKEQQKAMEAAKQQAAKKGPLVGGGIKKSGKK